GGATATTTGGGCGTTCCCATAAAACCATCCACCATTCTTGTATTTAGTATCGCATTTGGGATTTCCGTGGATGATACAATTCACTTTTTGGCCAAATACCGACAGGAACTTGCCGCCAATCGCTGGCAAATCAAAAAATCGGTGTATGCCGCTTTGCGCGAAACTGGAGTCAGCATGTTCTACACTTCTATAGTTCTGTTCTTTGGGTTTTCCGTTTTTACCATTTCCAGTTTTGGCGGAACAAAGGCGTTGGGCGGATTGGTTTCGGCAACATTGCTCTTTGCTATGTTGGCCAATCTTATATTACTTCCATCGCTTTTACTTTCCCTGGAAAGAAGCATCGCAAACAAAGAAGTACTTAAAAAACCACAAATAGACATCTTACCCAAAGATGAAATTAACCTAAAGGACAAATAACCTCTAATCGTGTTATAAATATACTCCGTCCATTGCTATCGTTTTTTATCAAAAACCTATCTTTACCGCTTAATTTACGATAGCTTACAATGAATTCTTATTCAATAAAAGAACTGCTGAACAAGCAACCTATTGGAGATACGGTTGAAATAAACGGATGGGTAAAAACATTTAGAAGTAACCGGTTTATCGCTTTGAACGATGGCTCTACCATACATAATTTACAATGTGTGGTGGATTTTGAAAATTTTGAAGATATCCTGTTAAAGCAGATTTCAACTGGTGCCGCCCTAAAGATTTCAGGAACTCTGGTAGAAAGTCAAGGAAGGGGACAAAGTGTAGAAATTCAGGCTGCCGATGTTTTTGTTCATGGTACAGCAGATGCAGAAACCTATCCCATACAACCAAAAAAACATTCTCTGGAGTTTTTAAGGGAGAAGGCCCATCTTAGGGTACGTACCAATACCTTTTCTGCGGTCATGCGTGTCCGCTCGGCTTTATCATTTGCAATTCATAGCTATTTTCAGCAAAATGGATTTTACTATATGCATGCCCCAATCGTTACGGGTTCCGATGCTGAAGGTGCAGGTGAAATGTTCAGGGTAACTACATTGGATACTAAAAATCCACCATTAAGCGATAATGGTGAAGTAGATTATACCCAAGACTTTTTTGGAAAAGAAACCAATCTTACAGTTTCTGGACAGTTGGAAGCAGAGACCTATGCCATGGGATTAGGAAAGGTATATACCTTTGGCCCTACGTTTAGAGCAGAAAATTCGAATACTTCAAGGCACTTGGCCGAATTTTGGATGATCGAACCAGAAATGGCCTTCTATGATTTGGACGCCAACATGGACTTATCCGAAGATTTTATCAAATGGACATTACAATATGTTTTGGACAATTGCCTAGATGATCTTGAATTCTTGGAAAAACGTCTTTTGGATGAGGAAAAATCCAAACCTCAAAACGAACGGTCAGAAATGGCACTGATAGAAAAACTCAAGTTTGTTGTTGACAATAATTTCAAAAGAGTTTCATATACGGAGGCAATAGATATTCTTAAGAACAGTAAGCCCAACAAAAAGAAAAAATTTCAATTCCCTGTTAACGAATGGGGTGTAGACCTTCAAAGCGAACACGAACGTTTCCTTGTTGAAAAACATTTTAAATGTCCTGTTATCCTTTTTGATTATCCTGCAAAAATAAAAGCATTCTATATGCGGTTGAACGATGATAAAAAAACCGTTCGGGCGATGGATGTACTTTTTCCCGGGATTGGTGAAATAGCTGGCGGATCTCAACGCGAGGAGCGTTTGGAAGTACTTCAACAAAAAATCAAGGAATTGGATATTGATGAGAAAGAACTATGGTGGTATTTGGATCTAAGGCGATTTGGAACAGCTGTCCATAGTGGTTTTGGGCTTGGGCTTGAACGTTTGGTTCAGTTCTCAACCGGGATGGGAAACATTAGAGACGTTATCCCCTACCCTAGAACCCCTCAAAATGCAGAGTTTTAATTATGAATCCTTAAATTTATAGAGAAGGAAGACCAAAGACTTTATGCTAAAACAACATCTACAGTTTAAGCTTTCCCAGAAACTGTCTCCCCAACAGATTCAGCTCATGAAATTGATCCAATTGCCCACACAGGCTTTTGAACAACGTTTGAAGCAGGAACTGGAGGAAAATCCCGCTCTTGAAAGTGGTAAAGCTGAAAACGAAACTATAGATGACGGGTATGAGGACACCTATGATGATAGTGCGGACAATGAAACCATTGCTGCTGAAGAAATCAATATTGATGATTATTTAAGCGATGACGAAATTCCGGATTATAGGACACAGACAAGTAATTATAGTCCAGATGATGACGAAAAAAGTATTCCCTATGCGTCCGGCACTTCGTTTAACCAATATTTGCTAAATCAACTCAACACCATCTATCTTAATGATGAGGAATGGGCAATTGCTGAATTTTTGGTTGGCAGTGTTGATGAGAGCGGATATATACGAAGACCGTTAACGGATATCATGGATGATTTGGCTTTTACCCAAAACATTTATACGGAAGAAGAACAGATTGAAGCTGTTTTAAAAATAGTACAGAATCTTGATCCTGCCGGTGTTGCAGCAAGATCCTTGGAAGAATGTCTTATTATTCAACTAAAACGAAAAAGCAAAAGCCCCGCCATTGAACTGGCGATTTCGATTCTAGAAAGGTCCTTTGAACAGTTTACCAAAAAACATTATTCCAAGCTGATGCAAAAGCATCATATTACGGAAGAAGAGCTCAAGGATGCAATTTCAGAAATTGAAAAATTAAACCCAAAACCTGGTGGCTCTTACGCGGGAAACACCAGAATAATAGAACATATTGTTCCAGATTTTTCCATTAAAATAGTAGAAGGTGAATTGGAATTGACCTTAAATGGGCGTAATGCTCCCGAACTTCACGTATCTAGGGACTATAACAATATGCTAGAGGGCTATAAAAATTCCAAGGAAAAATCCAAGTCCCAAAAAGATACCGTGCTCTTCATAAAACAAAAATTAGATGCGGCCAAGTGGTTTATAGATGCCATTAAACAAAGACAGCAGACGCTCTATGTGACCATGAGCACTATTATGAACTACCAGCGTGAATATTTCTTAACTGGAGACGAGCGAAAGCTACGCCCTATGATATTAAAAGACATAGCTGACCAGATTCATATGGATGTATCCACTGTTTCTAGAGTTGCGAACAGCAAGTATGTCGACACCCCCTATGGAACGAAACTCATCAAAGAATACTTTTCCGAGTCCATGAAAAATGAACAAGGAGAAGACGTATCCACAAAGGAAATAAAGAAGATACTGGAAACTGTTATTGGAGAAGAAGAAAAGAAAAAGCCTTTAACAGACGATAGGTTAGCGAAGATTCTTAAGGAACGGGGGTATCCTATTGCACGAAGAACTGT
The nucleotide sequence above comes from Flagellimonas sp. HMM57. Encoded proteins:
- the asnS gene encoding asparagine--tRNA ligase → MNSYSIKELLNKQPIGDTVEINGWVKTFRSNRFIALNDGSTIHNLQCVVDFENFEDILLKQISTGAALKISGTLVESQGRGQSVEIQAADVFVHGTADAETYPIQPKKHSLEFLREKAHLRVRTNTFSAVMRVRSALSFAIHSYFQQNGFYYMHAPIVTGSDAEGAGEMFRVTTLDTKNPPLSDNGEVDYTQDFFGKETNLTVSGQLEAETYAMGLGKVYTFGPTFRAENSNTSRHLAEFWMIEPEMAFYDLDANMDLSEDFIKWTLQYVLDNCLDDLEFLEKRLLDEEKSKPQNERSEMALIEKLKFVVDNNFKRVSYTEAIDILKNSKPNKKKKFQFPVNEWGVDLQSEHERFLVEKHFKCPVILFDYPAKIKAFYMRLNDDKKTVRAMDVLFPGIGEIAGGSQREERLEVLQQKIKELDIDEKELWWYLDLRRFGTAVHSGFGLGLERLVQFSTGMGNIRDVIPYPRTPQNAEF
- the rpoN gene encoding RNA polymerase factor sigma-54; this encodes MLKQHLQFKLSQKLSPQQIQLMKLIQLPTQAFEQRLKQELEENPALESGKAENETIDDGYEDTYDDSADNETIAAEEINIDDYLSDDEIPDYRTQTSNYSPDDDEKSIPYASGTSFNQYLLNQLNTIYLNDEEWAIAEFLVGSVDESGYIRRPLTDIMDDLAFTQNIYTEEEQIEAVLKIVQNLDPAGVAARSLEECLIIQLKRKSKSPAIELAISILERSFEQFTKKHYSKLMQKHHITEEELKDAISEIEKLNPKPGGSYAGNTRIIEHIVPDFSIKIVEGELELTLNGRNAPELHVSRDYNNMLEGYKNSKEKSKSQKDTVLFIKQKLDAAKWFIDAIKQRQQTLYVTMSTIMNYQREYFLTGDERKLRPMILKDIADQIHMDVSTVSRVANSKYVDTPYGTKLIKEYFSESMKNEQGEDVSTKEIKKILETVIGEEEKKKPLTDDRLAKILKERGYPIARRTVAKYREQLGIPVARLRKQI